The Diospyros lotus cultivar Yz01 chromosome 15, ASM1463336v1, whole genome shotgun sequence genome has a window encoding:
- the LOC127792147 gene encoding elongation factor Ts, mitochondrial isoform X1: MVFFQGAKRPFEILCRRLSSPTYCGHSFSSWAARGISIAEVREIRDSSASNYAKPHHAIRMFLRRYTVEVPPSEQMSLIKQLRERTSAPIKEVKSALIDCSWDIDAAQKDLRKRGMVLASKKSSRTAAEGLLALAQTESKAAVIELNCETDFVARNEIFQYLAISLAKLALVAENSSHQGPWAFSVGPEYLEELKINLDHPRLSGEKTVQNAITEVAAMMGENVKLRRGFGFSASSDGIISTYLHSSPQPGLGRIAGILSLEVENGNTSLDSLQRVGSELAMHVVAAKPLFLEKELVSSDALANEREILKSQAESTGKSQMAIEKMVEGRLRKYFEEVVLMEQKFVVNDAVIVKTVLNNLSKEVGSPVKIGNFCRLEVGEGIQRPQTSNESEPVAQVA, encoded by the exons atggtTTTCTTTCAAGGTGCAAAACGTCCATTTGAGATTCTTTGCAGGAGGCTGAGTAGTCCAACATATTGTGGACACAGTTTTTCTAGTTGGGCAGCCCGAGGAATTTCAATTGCTGAAGTTCGAGAAATTAGAGACTCATCTGCTTCTAACTATGCCAAACCACATCATGCTATTAGAATGTTTCTGAGAAGATATACAGTTGAAGTTCCTCCTTCAGAACAGATGAGTCTTATAAAGCAGTTGAGGGAGAGAACTAGTGCTCCTATAAAAGAAGTGAAATCTGCCCTTATTGATTGCAGTTGGGACATTG ACGCTGCACAGAAGGACCTGCGGAAAAGAGGGATGGTTCTTGCATCTAAAAAGTCGTCTCGAACTGCAGCTGAGGGTTTACTTGCATTAGCACAGACTGAGAGCAAGGCTGCAGTCATTGAACTTAATTGCGAAACAGACTTTGTAGCAAGAAATGAAATATTTCAGTACCTG gCAATATCTTTAGCAAAGTTAGCTTTGGTGGCTGAAAATTCTTCTCATCAGGGCCCTTGGGCCTTCTCTGTTGGACCTGAATATTTGGAG GAACTGAAGATTAATCTTGACCATCCTAGATTAAGTGGAGAAAAAACTGTTCAAAATGCAATCACAGAAGTGGCTGCAATGATGGGAGAGAATGTCAAACTTAGAAGGGGTTTTGGCTTTTCTGCCTCTTCAGATGGCATCATTTCTACATATCTCCATTCTAGTCCTCAACCAg GTTTGGGGCGTATTGCAGGAATTTTGTCTCTGGAAGTTGAGAATGGGAATACTTCTCTGGATTCTCTTCAGCGTGTTGGATCAGAACTAGCAATGCATGTAGTGGCAGCAAAGCCATTGTTTTTGGAAAAGGAGCTTGTGTCTTCTGATGCATTGGCAAATGAACGTGAAATTCTAAAGTCTCAG GCTGAAAGTACAGGGAAGTCTCAGATGGCTATAGAGAAAATGGTTGAAGGACGATTGCGAAAATATTTTGAGGAAGTAGTTCTCATGGAGCAAAAGTTTGTTGTAAATGATGCTGTAATTGTGAAG AcagtattgaataatttatcaAAGGAAGTGGGTTCACCTGTTAAGATTGGGAACTTTTGCAGGCTAGAAGTTGGAGAAGGAATTCAGAG
- the LOC127792147 gene encoding elongation factor Ts, mitochondrial isoform X2, which yields MVFFQGAKRPFEILCRRLSSPTYCGHSFSSWAARGISIAEVREIRDSSASNYAKPHHAIRMFLRRYTVEVPPSEQMSLIKQLRERTSAPIKEVKSALIDCSWDIDAAQKDLRKRGMVLASKKSSRTAAEGLLALAQTESKAAVIELNCETDFVARNEIFQYLAISLAKLALVAENSSHQGPWAFSVGPEYLEELKINLDHPRLSGEKTVQNAITEVAAMMGENVKLRRGFGFSASSDGIISTYLHSSPQPGLGRIAGILSLEVENGNTSLDSLQRVGSELAMHVVAAKPLFLEKELVSSDALANEREILKSQAESTGKSQMAIEKMVEGRLRKYFEEVVLMEQKFVVNDAVIVKTVLNNLSKEVGSPVKIGNFCRLEVGEGIQSC from the exons atggtTTTCTTTCAAGGTGCAAAACGTCCATTTGAGATTCTTTGCAGGAGGCTGAGTAGTCCAACATATTGTGGACACAGTTTTTCTAGTTGGGCAGCCCGAGGAATTTCAATTGCTGAAGTTCGAGAAATTAGAGACTCATCTGCTTCTAACTATGCCAAACCACATCATGCTATTAGAATGTTTCTGAGAAGATATACAGTTGAAGTTCCTCCTTCAGAACAGATGAGTCTTATAAAGCAGTTGAGGGAGAGAACTAGTGCTCCTATAAAAGAAGTGAAATCTGCCCTTATTGATTGCAGTTGGGACATTG ACGCTGCACAGAAGGACCTGCGGAAAAGAGGGATGGTTCTTGCATCTAAAAAGTCGTCTCGAACTGCAGCTGAGGGTTTACTTGCATTAGCACAGACTGAGAGCAAGGCTGCAGTCATTGAACTTAATTGCGAAACAGACTTTGTAGCAAGAAATGAAATATTTCAGTACCTG gCAATATCTTTAGCAAAGTTAGCTTTGGTGGCTGAAAATTCTTCTCATCAGGGCCCTTGGGCCTTCTCTGTTGGACCTGAATATTTGGAG GAACTGAAGATTAATCTTGACCATCCTAGATTAAGTGGAGAAAAAACTGTTCAAAATGCAATCACAGAAGTGGCTGCAATGATGGGAGAGAATGTCAAACTTAGAAGGGGTTTTGGCTTTTCTGCCTCTTCAGATGGCATCATTTCTACATATCTCCATTCTAGTCCTCAACCAg GTTTGGGGCGTATTGCAGGAATTTTGTCTCTGGAAGTTGAGAATGGGAATACTTCTCTGGATTCTCTTCAGCGTGTTGGATCAGAACTAGCAATGCATGTAGTGGCAGCAAAGCCATTGTTTTTGGAAAAGGAGCTTGTGTCTTCTGATGCATTGGCAAATGAACGTGAAATTCTAAAGTCTCAG GCTGAAAGTACAGGGAAGTCTCAGATGGCTATAGAGAAAATGGTTGAAGGACGATTGCGAAAATATTTTGAGGAAGTAGTTCTCATGGAGCAAAAGTTTGTTGTAAATGATGCTGTAATTGTGAAG AcagtattgaataatttatcaAAGGAAGTGGGTTCACCTGTTAAGATTGGGAACTTTTGCAGGCTAGAAGTTGGAGAAGGAATTCAGAG CTGTTAG
- the LOC127792187 gene encoding transmembrane 9 superfamily member 12 — MAYSLIPKRAYWVAFIYTVLVSHACDGFYLPGSYMNTYSNGDEIFAKVNSLTSIETELPFSYYSLPYCKPLGGKKKSAENLGELLMGDHIYNSPYRFKMNVNETKFLCTTSPLSEHEVKLLKQRTRDLYQVNLILDNLPAMRFVERNNMKIQFTGFPVGYAPPDGNDDYIINHVKFKVLVHEYEGSGGKILDTGEAGMGVIAVNDKKTASGYEIVGFEVTPCSVKYDPEKMAKLHMYDDASSISCPLGLDKSQIIREQERVSFTYEVEFVKSDIRWPSRWDAYLKMEGARVHWFSIMNSLMVIFFLAGIVFVIFLRTVRRDLTRYEELDKEAQAQMNEELSGWKLVVGDVFREPNHSKLLCVMVGDGVQITGMAVVTIVFAAFGFMSPASRGMLLTGMIILYLFLGAAAGYAGVRLWRTIKGTSDGWRSVAWSTACFFPGIIFVILTALNFILWGSKSNGAIPISLYFILLSLWFCISVPLTLLGGFLGTRAEPIQFPVRTNQIPREIPARKYPSWLLVLGAGTLPFGTLFIELFFILSSIWLGRFYYVFGFLLVVLLLLVIVCGEVSVVLTYMHLCVEDWQWWWKAFYASGSVSLYVFLYSINYLVFDLQSLSGPVSAILYLGYSLIMAVAIMLATGTIGFLTSFYFVHYLFSSVKID, encoded by the coding sequence ATGGCTTATTCATTGATCCCAAAAAGGGCATATTGGGTAGCTTTCATCTATACAGTTCTTGTGTCACATGCCTGCGATGGGTTTTATCTTCCAGGAAGCTACATGAATACATATTCAAACGGTGATGAAATTTTTGCAAAAGTTAATTCATTGACATCAATTGAGACTGAACTTCCATTCAGCTATTACAGTCTCCCCTACTGCAAACCCCTggggggaaaaaagaaaagtgcTGAGAATCTTGGAGAACTCCTTATGGGGGATCATATTTACAACTCTCCTTACCGTTTTAAGATGAATGTCAATGAAACAAAATTCCTCTGCACCACAAGTCCACTAAGCGAGCATGAGGTTAAGCTTTTGAAACAGAGAACTCGTGATCTATATCAAGTAAATTTGATTTTGGATAATTTGCCTGCCATGAGGTTTGTGGAACGCAATAACATGAAAATTCAATTTACTGGGTTTCCTGTTGGGTATGCTCCACCAGATGGTAATGATGATTACATCATTAATCACGTTAAGTTCAAGGTTTTGGTTCATGAGTATGAAGGGAGTGGTGGGAAGATTCTTGATACCGGTGAAGCAGGTATGGGAGTAATTGCAGTTAATGATAAGAAAACGGCTTCTGGATATGAGATAGTCGGTTTTGAGGTTACCCCTTGCAGTGTCAAATATGATCCAGAAAAGATGGCAAAACTGCATATGTATGATGATGCCAGTTCTATAAGCTGCCCATTGGGACTTGACAAGTCCCAGATAATAAGGGAGCAAGAAAGGGTATCATTCACTTATGAGGTTGAATTTGTGAAGAGTGATATTAGATGGCCATCTCGATGGGATGCTTATCTGAAGATGGAAGGTGCTCGAGTCCACTGGTTCTCCATCATGAACTCACTAATGGTGATATTTTTCTTGGCTGGAATTGTATTTGTTATCTTTCTGCGGACAGTGAGAAGAGATTTGACTCGGTATGAGGAATTGGATAAAGAAGCTCAAGCCCAGATGAACGAAGAGCTTTCAGGTTGGAAACTTGTGGTGGGTGATGTATTCAGAGAACCAAATCACTCAAAGCTACTCTGTGTGATGGTTGGAGATGGGGTTCAGATCACTGGAATGGCAGTTGTTACTATTGTATTTGCTGCCTTTGGTTTCATGTCTCCAGCCTCTCGGGGAATGTTGTTGACTGGTATGATAATTCTTTACCTGTTCCTGGGGGCAGCTGCTGGTTATGCTGGTGTACGGTTATGGAGAACAATCAAGGGAACTTCAGATGGTTGGAGGTCAGTAGCTTGGTCGACTGCATGCTTCTTCCCAGGAATCATCTTTGTTATTCTCACTGCACTGAATTTTATTCTATGGGGCAGCAAGAGCAATGGTGCCATTCCAATTTCTCTGTATTTTATCCTCCTGTCACTCTGGTTCTGCATTTCAGTCCCACTCACCCTTCTAGGAGGTTTCTTAGGTACACGAGCTGAGCCTATTCAGTTCCCTGTAAGAACTAACCAGATCCCGAGAGAGATTCCGGCACGGAAATACCCTTCGTGGCTCCTTGTTCTTGGCGCTGGGACACTTCCATTTGGAACCCTCTTCATTGAACTTTTCTTCATCCTCTCTAGCATCTGGCTTGGGAGGTTTTATTATGTCTTTGGGTTCTTGCTTGTTGTCCTATTGTTGTTAGTCATCGTTTGTGGTGAAGTGTCTGTGGTCCTTACCTACATGCATCTGTGTGTCGAGGACTGGCAGTGGTGGTGGAAAGCCTTCTATGCATCTGGTTCGGTTTCTCTTTATGTTTTCCTGTACTCCATCAATTACCTGGTTTTTGACCTCCAGAGCTTGAGTGGCCCCGTGTCCGCTATACTATATCTGGGCTATTCACTGATCATGGCTGTTGCAATCATGTTGGCAACTGGCACTATTGGTTTCCTCACGTCATTCTATTTTGTCCATTACCTTTTCTCGTCAGTGAAGATCGATTGA